In Verrucomicrobiia bacterium, a single genomic region encodes these proteins:
- a CDS encoding aldo/keto reductase codes for MGFGCWQLGGADWGSLDDARAFAILNAAADAGVNFFDTADVYGAGRSESLIGQFLKRRPGPFFVATKLGRMPDLFPDQYTEAGVRAATEASLKRLGVEALDLTQLHCVPPVVLEHGEIFDWLRRLQREGKIKHFGASVESMDEARVCLAQAGLCSLQIIFNIFRQKPRREIFAEARQKSVGIIVRLPLASGLLAGRMTRGQQFPAKDHRTYNRDGQAFNVGETFAGLPFEKGVELAEALQPFVPAGWTMAEMAQRWILDHAAVSTVITGASQSEQAAANARVSALTPLPPELHARLADFYERHVAAHIRGPY; via the coding sequence ATGGGCTTCGGTTGCTGGCAATTGGGCGGCGCCGATTGGGGCTCCCTCGACGACGCCCGCGCCTTTGCCATCCTGAACGCCGCGGCCGATGCGGGCGTCAACTTCTTCGACACTGCCGATGTCTATGGCGCCGGGCGCAGCGAGTCGCTCATCGGCCAGTTTCTCAAACGCCGGCCGGGCCCTTTCTTCGTGGCCACCAAGCTGGGCCGCATGCCGGACCTGTTTCCCGACCAATACACCGAGGCCGGTGTCCGGGCTGCCACAGAGGCTTCGCTCAAACGGCTCGGCGTGGAGGCTTTGGATCTCACGCAACTGCATTGCGTGCCGCCCGTCGTGTTGGAGCACGGGGAAATTTTCGACTGGTTGCGTCGCCTGCAGCGCGAAGGGAAAATCAAACATTTTGGCGCCAGCGTCGAATCCATGGACGAGGCCCGGGTCTGCCTGGCGCAGGCGGGACTGTGCTCGCTGCAAATCATCTTCAACATTTTTCGACAAAAGCCCCGGCGGGAGATTTTTGCGGAAGCCCGCCAGAAGTCCGTGGGCATCATTGTCCGGCTGCCGCTGGCGAGTGGCCTGCTGGCCGGGCGCATGACCCGGGGCCAGCAGTTTCCGGCGAAGGATCACCGCACCTACAACCGCGACGGTCAGGCCTTCAACGTGGGCGAGACGTTTGCGGGCTTGCCGTTTGAGAAAGGGGTGGAACTGGCGGAGGCGCTGCAGCCGTTCGTGCCTGCCGGCTGGACGATGGCGGAAATGGCCCAGCGCTGGATTCTGGATCATGCGGCTGTTTCCACGGTCATCACCGGCGCCAGCCAATCTGAACAGGCCGCAGCCAACGCGCGGGTTTCCGCATTGACGCCACTGCCGCCGGAACTGCACGCGCGCCTTGCTGATTTTTACGAGCGCCACGTGGCTGCCCACATTCGCGGGCCCTACTGA
- a CDS encoding DUF4412 domain-containing protein, which produces MKRIIPCLALAAFFSSLISVPAQMGGGGPSGPDFSGAMARLFSDNPAFTADIEMQAKNEKSGQDISMPGKLAYLEGKSRFEMNMTDIKGGNIPAGVAEQMKKMGMDSLVTLSLPDQKSLCLIYPNLKAYAEMQVKNLSDTKNAADFDVKVTELGKETVGTHDCVKNKVAVTDKEGKQHEYTVWNATDLKKFPVKIETTERDMDVVLVFNHVKFDKPATSQFEPPTGYKKYDSIMTLMQQEMMHRMGGPAGAAPQH; this is translated from the coding sequence ATGAAACGAATTATTCCCTGTCTCGCCCTGGCGGCGTTTTTCTCCAGTCTGATTTCAGTGCCCGCCCAAATGGGTGGTGGCGGTCCCTCGGGACCGGATTTTTCGGGCGCGATGGCGCGCTTGTTCAGCGACAATCCCGCCTTCACCGCCGACATCGAGATGCAGGCCAAAAATGAAAAGTCCGGGCAGGACATTTCCATGCCGGGCAAACTCGCCTACCTCGAAGGCAAATCCCGCTTTGAGATGAACATGACCGACATCAAGGGCGGTAACATTCCGGCCGGCGTCGCGGAGCAAATGAAGAAAATGGGCATGGACAGCCTCGTGACCCTGTCGCTGCCCGACCAGAAATCGCTGTGCCTGATATACCCGAACCTGAAGGCCTACGCCGAAATGCAGGTCAAGAATTTGAGCGACACCAAGAACGCCGCGGACTTTGACGTGAAGGTGACCGAACTGGGGAAGGAAACCGTCGGGACCCACGACTGCGTGAAGAACAAGGTGGCGGTCACCGACAAGGAGGGCAAGCAGCACGAATACACCGTCTGGAACGCGACCGACCTGAAGAAGTTTCCGGTCAAGATTGAAACCACGGAGCGCGACATGGACGTGGTGCTGGTGTTCAACCACGTCAAATTCGACAAGCCCGCCACGAGCCAGTTCGAGCCGCCGACCGGCTACAAGAAATACGATTCGATCATGACGCTCATGCAGCAGGAAATGATGCATCGCATGGGTGGGCCGGCGGGCGCGGCGCCGCAACACTGA